Proteins found in one Gammaproteobacteria bacterium genomic segment:
- a CDS encoding MOSC domain-containing protein has product METKKLVGSIKSIWQYPVKSMNGVKLDKADFSTGGILGDRAYALLDQSNNKVASAKFPKKWSKLLELSATFVTQPNQSAHHAPVRITSTNGLDILSTDDNADKLLSDYVGRPVKLTSSRPKSVSLERLDPLESNETILDIGDLMLKNKFSDYADLHLLTTASLKQLSSISADINFDERRFRPNIVIETDSSITGFAENEWVGKTIVIGESVRLNITDPTPRCSIPTLSNGVFPKDPEVLKTIVDHNMLEVPLLDNNVLPCTGIYGFLTDSGVVSINDSVWIE; this is encoded by the coding sequence ATGGAAACAAAAAAGCTGGTCGGATCAATAAAATCAATTTGGCAATACCCTGTTAAATCTATGAATGGTGTTAAATTAGACAAGGCCGACTTCAGCACTGGCGGAATTCTTGGTGATCGTGCTTATGCTTTACTTGATCAGTCGAATAATAAAGTTGCGAGTGCTAAATTTCCAAAAAAGTGGAGTAAATTACTTGAATTAAGTGCGACCTTTGTAACGCAACCCAATCAAAGTGCTCACCACGCACCTGTCCGTATCACGTCTACAAATGGGCTTGATATATTAAGCACTGATGATAATGCGGATAAGTTGCTCTCTGATTATGTTGGTCGACCAGTTAAATTAACCTCATCACGCCCAAAATCAGTAAGTTTAGAGCGCCTTGATCCGCTCGAGTCTAATGAGACTATATTGGACATTGGCGACCTAATGTTGAAGAATAAATTTTCCGATTATGCTGATTTGCATTTACTAACTACAGCCAGTCTTAAGCAATTATCAAGTATTTCAGCAGATATTAATTTTGATGAACGAAGATTTCGTCCAAATATAGTTATTGAGACTGATTCAAGTATTACAGGGTTCGCAGAAAATGAATGGGTTGGGAAAACTATAGTTATTGGCGAAAGTGTTCGTTTAAATATTACAGATCCAACTCCTCGGTGTTCAATACCAACATTGAGTAATGGTGTGTTTCCAAAAGACCCTGAAGTTCTAAAAACAATAGTCGATCACAATATGCTTGAAGTCCCCTTGCTTGATAACAATGTACTGCCTTGCACTGGCATCTATGGATTTTTAACCGATAGTGGAGTTGTTTCTATCAATGATAGCGTCTGGATTGAGTAA